From the genome of Blautia pseudococcoides, one region includes:
- a CDS encoding helix-turn-helix domain-containing protein — MAKYSYEFKKQVVDAYLCGEGGYTLLAEKYGIKNRRQVLNWVHYYEQFGDEGLLKSRKNENYSFEFKLHVVELYLSSELSYQEVALSSGINNNAIVCKWVNEYRVAGPDALRPRKKGRKKTLETSTDKNKVLPDNPVSVDTSTEHVKELEDELLKLKIENAFLKELRRLRLEDEAKTRELQESSTASEENSD; from the coding sequence ATGGCTAAATATAGCTATGAGTTCAAGAAGCAAGTCGTTGATGCTTACTTATGTGGAGAAGGTGGCTACACATTACTTGCTGAAAAGTATGGTATTAAAAACAGACGTCAAGTTTTAAATTGGGTTCATTATTATGAGCAATTCGGTGACGAAGGATTGTTGAAATCCCGTAAAAATGAGAATTACTCTTTCGAGTTTAAACTTCATGTGGTAGAGTTGTATTTATCAAGTGAGTTGTCGTATCAGGAAGTTGCTCTGTCTTCCGGCATCAATAATAATGCGATTGTTTGCAAATGGGTGAATGAGTATCGTGTTGCCGGACCTGATGCGTTAAGACCACGTAAGAAAGGTCGTAAGAAGACATTGGAGACATCAACTGATAAAAACAAAGTACTTCCTGACAATCCTGTATCCGTCGATACAAGTACAGAACACGTAAAAGAACTTGAAGATGAACTTCTCAAGCTAAAAATAGAGAACGCATTTTTAAAAGAACTGAGGAGGCTGCGTTTAGAGGACGAGGCAAAAACGAGAGAATTGCAAGAGTCATCCACAGCCTCCGAGGAGAATTCCGATTAA
- a CDS encoding SymE family type I addiction module toxin, with product MKSKKMKVLYSARARQAQYVWGRESYYTATPKISMEGKWLEALGFHIGDAIEVSYEDNCICITPAPQPAMVCEPQTPYGEAPGKRKGKK from the coding sequence ATGAAATCAAAGAAAATGAAAGTCCTTTACAGCGCACGGGCAAGGCAGGCTCAATATGTCTGGGGCAGGGAAAGTTACTACACTGCCACTCCTAAGATTTCCATGGAGGGAAAATGGCTGGAGGCTCTCGGCTTCCACATCGGGGATGCCATCGAAGTGTCCTATGAGGATAACTGCATCTGCATCACACCCGCACCTCAGCCTGCCATGGTCTGTGAACCACAAACACCGTATGGAGAAGCCCCCGGCAAACGCAAGGGTAAAAAATAA
- a CDS encoding HNH endonuclease: MPMKPKKPCRHPGCPKLTDGIYCEEHGLLHCSDRTSSAGRGYDRRWRIARSRFLKAHPLCVRCREQGRLVKATVVDHIVPHRGDDRLFWDEENWQALCKNCHDSKTMTEDRYQEYKY; the protein is encoded by the coding sequence ATGCCGATGAAGCCAAAAAAGCCCTGCCGCCATCCGGGATGCCCGAAGCTGACAGACGGGATTTATTGTGAAGAGCATGGATTGCTGCATTGTAGTGACAGGACATCTTCTGCCGGGCGTGGGTACGACAGACGATGGCGTATCGCAAGAAGCAGGTTCCTGAAAGCACATCCGCTATGTGTCCGGTGCCGGGAACAGGGAAGGCTGGTGAAGGCAACTGTGGTGGATCATATTGTGCCGCACCGTGGAGATGACAGATTGTTCTGGGATGAAGAGAACTGGCAGGCGCTGTGTAAGAACTGCCATGACAGCAAGACCATGACGGAGGACCGTTATCAGGAGTACAAATACTGA
- a CDS encoding site-specific DNA-methyltransferase, producing MEFKKIRIADLVPASYNPRKKLKPGDKEYEKIKNSIQEFGYVEPVIVNSDMTIIGGHQRVTVLSDLGYEEIDCIVIDIDKNKEKALNIALNKITGEWNKELLADLIKDLQASDFDVSFTGFEPPEIEQLFNAVHDKKITEDDFDVEAELQKPAVAKQGDVWLLGRHRVICGDSTMPETYEVLMAGQKANLVVTDPPYNVNYEGTAGNIQNDHMEDGKFYQFLFAAFVNMEQNMEPDASIYVFHSDTEGLNFRKAFHDAGFYLSGCCIWKKQSLVLGRSPYQWQHEPVLFGWKKGGKHNWYSDRKQTTIWEFDRPKQSKDHPTMKPVGLVAYPIQNSCMSNCIVLDPFGGSGSTLMACEQTSRICYMAELDEKFVDVIVQRYMEQKGSAEDVSAIRGGEKIRYSELKKEGAADEAVDLP from the coding sequence ATGGAGTTTAAGAAAATCAGGATAGCGGACTTGGTTCCGGCTTCCTATAATCCGAGGAAAAAGCTGAAACCCGGTGATAAGGAATATGAGAAAATCAAGAATTCCATCCAGGAGTTTGGTTATGTGGAGCCAGTGATTGTCAATTCTGATATGACCATCATCGGCGGTCACCAGCGGGTGACAGTGCTTTCCGATTTGGGCTATGAGGAAATTGACTGTATCGTCATTGATATCGACAAGAACAAAGAAAAGGCGCTGAACATCGCCCTGAATAAAATCACAGGCGAATGGAATAAGGAACTGCTGGCGGATTTGATTAAGGATTTACAGGCTTCGGATTTTGATGTGTCTTTCACAGGCTTTGAGCCGCCGGAGATTGAGCAGCTATTCAATGCCGTGCACGATAAGAAAATTACGGAAGATGATTTTGACGTGGAGGCGGAGCTTCAGAAGCCTGCGGTGGCAAAACAGGGAGATGTGTGGCTGTTAGGCAGGCACCGGGTAATCTGTGGGGATTCCACTATGCCGGAGACATACGAGGTGTTGATGGCAGGGCAGAAAGCAAACCTTGTGGTGACAGACCCACCTTATAACGTGAATTATGAGGGAACTGCCGGGAATATCCAGAATGACCATATGGAAGATGGGAAGTTTTATCAGTTCCTTTTTGCGGCTTTTGTGAATATGGAACAGAATATGGAGCCGGATGCTTCCATCTATGTATTTCATTCAGACACAGAAGGGCTGAACTTCCGCAAAGCGTTCCATGATGCTGGATTCTATCTTTCCGGCTGCTGTATCTGGAAAAAACAAAGCCTCGTGCTGGGGAGAAGCCCCTACCAGTGGCAGCATGAACCGGTGTTGTTCGGCTGGAAGAAGGGCGGGAAGCACAACTGGTATTCGGACCGGAAGCAGACCACCATCTGGGAGTTTGACCGTCCAAAGCAGTCCAAGGACCATCCGACCATGAAGCCAGTGGGACTGGTGGCATACCCCATCCAGAATTCCTGTATGAGCAACTGCATTGTGCTGGACCCATTCGGTGGTTCCGGTTCCACTCTGATGGCTTGTGAGCAGACCAGCCGGATTTGCTATATGGCGGAACTGGATGAGAAATTCGTGGATGTGATTGTACAGAGATATATGGAACAGAAAGGCTCCGCAGAGGATGTGTCTGCCATTCGGGGTGGAGAGAAAATAAGATATTCAGAGTTAAAAAAGGAAGGTGCCGCCGATGAAGCAGTTGACCTTCCTTGA
- a CDS encoding DNA cytosine methyltransferase, producing MKQLTFLDLCSGIGGFRLGLEATGHKCIGYCEYDKYARASYEAMYDTEGEWKADDITKLRPGEIPYADIWTFGFPCQDISIAGKQRGLSGKRSGIYYSIIDLVKGKEERDKPTYLLVENVKNLLSVNGGFDFAAVLSEMDEAGYDARWQVLNSKDHGVPQNRERVFFIANLRSRGEREILFVAGEDGGTLKEVIGGMQGYRVYDPEGVSVTLGANGGGMGANTGLYCVGNVNPSGRGMNGSAYDDRGLAPSVTTNKGEGPPFGMPIPDLNEKSCDKDNQKLFQSLYLTHSSHLQQLVV from the coding sequence ATGAAGCAGTTGACCTTCCTTGATTTATGTTCAGGTATCGGTGGGTTCCGGCTGGGGCTGGAGGCTACCGGGCATAAGTGCATCGGTTATTGTGAATATGACAAATACGCAAGGGCTTCCTATGAAGCCATGTATGACACGGAGGGGGAGTGGAAAGCGGATGACATCACAAAACTCAGACCGGGGGAGATTCCATATGCAGACATCTGGACATTTGGTTTCCCTTGCCAGGACATCTCCATCGCCGGAAAACAGCGGGGACTGTCCGGCAAGCGAAGTGGAATCTATTACAGCATCATTGACCTCGTCAAAGGCAAGGAAGAAAGAGATAAACCCACATACCTACTTGTTGAGAACGTTAAAAACCTGCTTTCAGTTAATGGAGGCTTCGACTTTGCCGCCGTTTTGTCTGAAATGGACGAAGCGGGGTATGACGCAAGATGGCAGGTGCTTAACTCCAAAGACCACGGAGTCCCCCAGAACCGGGAGAGGGTGTTCTTTATCGCAAATCTTAGAAGCAGAGGTGAGCGAGAAATTTTATTTGTCGCAGGAGAAGACGGAGGAACTCTTAAAGAAGTTATAGGTGGGATGCAGGGATACCGGGTTTATGACCCGGAGGGAGTTTCTGTGACACTTGGAGCAAATGGCGGCGGCATGGGAGCGAATACCGGACTTTATTGTGTCGGAAATGTCAACCCCAGCGGCAGGGGGATGAATGGAAGCGCATATGATGACCGTGGACTGGCACCTTCTGTTACTACCAATAAGGGGGAAGGTCCCCCATTTGGTATGCCCATCCCCGATCTGAATGAAAAGTCCTGCGATAAGGACAATCAGAAGTTATTTCAATCGCTTTATTTAACGCATTCATCACATTTGCAGCAGTTGGTCGTTTAG
- a CDS encoding VRR-NUC domain-containing protein, translating to MKENVIERQFAMAVKKMGGMAVKFVSPGLDGVPDRIVLLPDKKMAFVELKAPGKKLRPLQEKRRRQLEALGFSVYVIDGAEQIGGVLDEICST from the coding sequence ATGAAGGAAAATGTAATTGAAAGACAGTTTGCTATGGCTGTGAAAAAGATGGGAGGCATGGCAGTGAAGTTCGTTTCTCCCGGATTGGATGGGGTGCCGGACAGAATTGTCCTGTTGCCGGATAAGAAAATGGCGTTTGTGGAGTTGAAGGCTCCGGGAAAGAAGCTCCGGCCTTTGCAGGAGAAACGCAGAAGGCAGTTGGAAGCTTTGGGTTTTTCGGTTTATGTGATAGATGGGGCGGAACAGATTGGAGGTGTACTGGATGAAATATGTTCCACATAA
- a CDS encoding RNA polymerase subunit sigma-70, with the protein MTDAQAAQIKELRIRGQGYRAIGAAVGLSRDIVRNFCKANGMDGYAKAMALNMQERLACGKACACCGKEISQSGNGRARRFCSDKCRRVWWKLHPEAAQRKHTRIEMCAYCKKEFEVNGSREQKYCSHNCYIKDRFWRDEDGV; encoded by the coding sequence ATGACCGATGCACAGGCAGCTCAGATAAAGGAACTGCGGATACGGGGGCAGGGATACCGGGCAATAGGGGCGGCGGTTGGGCTGTCCCGTGATATTGTAAGGAATTTCTGCAAGGCAAACGGAATGGATGGCTATGCCAAAGCTATGGCACTCAATATGCAGGAACGCCTGGCGTGCGGAAAAGCCTGTGCCTGTTGCGGAAAAGAAATTAGTCAGTCGGGGAACGGCAGGGCGAGAAGGTTCTGCTCAGACAAATGCAGGCGAGTATGGTGGAAGCTGCACCCGGAGGCGGCACAGAGAAAACACACCCGTATAGAGATGTGCGCTTACTGCAAAAAAGAATTTGAAGTCAATGGAAGCCGGGAACAGAAGTATTGCAGCCATAACTGTTACATCAAAGACCGGTTCTGGAGGGACGAGGATGGAGTTTAA